From a region of the Streptomyces sp. B21-083 genome:
- a CDS encoding restriction endonuclease, which yields MAARRRCRRLKKRTRRQLQGWGAVVAVVAAVWVARHWAVVWPVLVAVLATAVVGGVGWALWRAHRLAAGQDRVWRAREEARARELSMAEVDALSWQEFETYVADLCRRDGCTKVVVSGKSGDLGADVVGYLADGRKLVVQCKKYAPHRSVSSQDMQKFVGTARLEHGADVALFVTTCRSFTKAALGLALRQDIVALHRDLLGSWVKGARLETLIPLNGSGSGGGTRQHPSA from the coding sequence ATGGCGGCACGTCGACGGTGCCGGCGTTTGAAGAAGCGGACGCGCCGGCAGTTGCAGGGCTGGGGTGCGGTGGTGGCCGTGGTCGCCGCGGTCTGGGTGGCCCGGCACTGGGCGGTGGTGTGGCCGGTCTTGGTGGCCGTGCTCGCCACGGCCGTGGTGGGCGGGGTCGGATGGGCGCTGTGGCGGGCGCACCGTCTCGCGGCCGGCCAGGACCGTGTGTGGCGGGCGCGGGAGGAGGCCCGGGCGCGGGAGTTGTCGATGGCAGAGGTCGACGCGTTGTCGTGGCAGGAGTTCGAGACGTACGTCGCCGATCTGTGTCGGCGGGACGGCTGCACGAAGGTCGTCGTCAGCGGCAAGAGCGGCGACTTGGGCGCGGATGTCGTCGGCTACCTGGCCGACGGCCGCAAGCTGGTCGTCCAGTGCAAGAAGTACGCGCCGCACCGGAGCGTGTCCTCGCAGGACATGCAGAAGTTCGTCGGCACCGCCCGTCTCGAACACGGCGCGGATGTCGCCTTGTTCGTCACCACGTGCCGCTCGTTCACGAAGGCCGCGCTGGGCCTGGCGCTGCGCCAGGACATCGTGGCCCTGCACCGCGACCTGCTGGGCTCCTGGGTCAAGGGCGCTCGTCTGGAGACCCTGATCCCGCTGAACGGCAGCGGCAGCGGCGGCGGCACCAGGCAGCACCCCTCTGCCTGA